The following are encoded together in the Balneola sp. genome:
- a CDS encoding amidase, whose translation MAELTIKEVHAAFKKGNLTAEELVTIYLDRIQKFDQPTKINAITAINKQALESARLLDEEFKTTGKLRPLHGIPVIVKENINVAGMETTAGSLALKGYMPKEDASIVVRLKEAGAIILAKSNMAEWGINSNVTISSLTGETLNPYNTAYATAGSSGGTAAAITSNFGMVGIGTDTGGSIRGPSSHNALVGVRPSMGLTSRKGIVPLNLRNDVPGPMTRTVEDAARVVEVINGYDHKDPITEFGKEKKPDSYTKYLKRGSLSGVRVGVFRKLSDYASPAMNDLFDQAIEGLREMGAIIIDPFEVPGFDALRHNQWCAVFQDDLNAFLEEIGEDAPFSDLKELVASGKYSKYIESDLINYQQYMNQQGETVCGGPFSDTKRIAFREAIESSMNRNRVDVIIYPSWNKPPVKASTYHTLGDNNHIIAPHTGQPAVTVPMGFLDENLPAGIQFLGRIFEDHKVLSYAYAYEVGTKHRKSPNLPHAVNTAQRKQGLKKSTGSASGY comes from the coding sequence GTGGCTGAGCTCACCATTAAAGAAGTTCATGCTGCTTTCAAGAAAGGGAATCTCACGGCTGAAGAACTGGTAACTATTTACCTGGATCGAATTCAAAAATTTGATCAGCCTACAAAAATTAACGCTATTACCGCGATTAATAAACAGGCCCTGGAATCGGCCCGCCTGCTAGATGAGGAATTTAAAACCACTGGCAAACTTCGTCCTCTCCATGGAATTCCTGTAATTGTGAAGGAAAATATCAATGTGGCAGGCATGGAGACTACGGCAGGTTCATTGGCACTCAAAGGCTATATGCCAAAAGAAGATGCTTCCATCGTGGTTCGGTTAAAAGAAGCGGGTGCTATAATCCTTGCAAAATCGAACATGGCTGAATGGGGAATTAACTCAAACGTAACCATCAGCTCTTTGACGGGAGAGACTCTGAATCCGTATAACACGGCCTATGCTACAGCTGGTTCAAGCGGAGGTACGGCTGCGGCTATAACATCAAATTTTGGAATGGTTGGAATAGGAACGGATACAGGCGGTTCAATTCGTGGGCCTTCATCACACAATGCATTGGTTGGAGTTCGGCCCTCCATGGGTTTGACAAGTAGGAAAGGAATTGTTCCTCTTAACCTCCGAAATGATGTTCCCGGTCCCATGACGAGAACAGTTGAAGATGCAGCCAGAGTCGTGGAAGTAATAAATGGCTACGATCACAAGGATCCTATTACTGAGTTTGGTAAAGAAAAAAAGCCGGATAGCTACACAAAATATTTAAAGCGGGGTTCCCTATCCGGGGTGAGGGTTGGGGTATTTAGAAAGCTCAGTGATTATGCAAGCCCAGCGATGAATGATTTATTTGATCAGGCTATTGAGGGTTTAAGAGAAATGGGAGCCATCATCATAGATCCTTTTGAGGTTCCAGGATTCGATGCACTTCGCCACAATCAATGGTGTGCTGTTTTTCAGGATGATTTGAATGCCTTTTTAGAAGAAATTGGTGAAGATGCTCCCTTTTCAGACTTAAAAGAATTAGTGGCTTCCGGTAAGTACTCCAAGTATATCGAAAGCGATCTTATCAACTATCAGCAATATATGAACCAACAGGGCGAAACAGTTTGTGGCGGTCCTTTTTCCGATACAAAAAGAATTGCTTTTCGAGAGGCTATAGAAAGCAGCATGAACAGGAATAGAGTAGATGTAATTATTTACCCGTCCTGGAATAAACCACCTGTGAAAGCAAGTACCTATCACACGCTGGGAGATAATAATCATATCATAGCTCCGCATACTGGGCAACCGGCAGTCACCGTTCCCATGGGGTTTTTAGATGAAAATCTGCCGGCTGGAATTCAGTTTTTAGGCCGAATTTTTGAGGATCATAAAGTGCTGAGTTATGCTTACGCTTATGAAGTGGGCACGAAGCATAGAAAGTCTCCAAATTTACCGCATGCCGTCAATACAGCTCAGAGAAAACAGGGTTTGAAAAAATCGACCGGATCTGCTAGCGGTTATTAG
- a CDS encoding polysaccharide deacetylase-like protein, giving the protein MAVTVDDLPVVHYGIQDPEFQKELTLQLIKTFEEYSIPAIGYVNEGKLYDDGKLDSNKVQLLELWLSNGFELGNHTFSHPNYHETPFHRFSANVLRGEKITKPLSQKHDLPYRYFRHPYLRIGTSQSHADSLRRFLQQNGYTPAPVTIDNEDYIFAKAYHIAYSRNDRELMGKVGETYVEYMEEKLQFYEKSSETLFGRNIPQTLLIHANLLNAHYLDDLAEMYVSYGYSFISQEEVLEDESYQTPVTRYGPWGISWIDRWAISRGVDRTFFEDDPLTPDFIKDLSNNR; this is encoded by the coding sequence ATGGCCGTCACTGTAGATGACCTTCCAGTTGTTCATTATGGTATTCAAGATCCTGAGTTCCAAAAGGAACTTACTCTTCAACTCATCAAAACTTTTGAGGAGTATAGTATCCCAGCCATTGGCTATGTGAATGAGGGTAAACTTTATGATGATGGCAAACTGGATTCTAACAAGGTTCAACTTTTAGAACTTTGGCTAAGCAATGGTTTTGAATTGGGTAATCATACCTTTAGTCATCCCAATTATCATGAAACACCTTTTCATAGATTCTCCGCTAATGTTCTGAGAGGAGAAAAAATCACAAAACCTCTTTCCCAAAAACATGACCTCCCTTACCGATATTTCCGGCATCCTTACTTGCGAATTGGCACTTCCCAATCACATGCCGATTCCCTTCGCAGGTTTCTTCAACAAAATGGATACACTCCGGCTCCCGTTACCATTGATAATGAAGACTACATTTTTGCCAAAGCCTACCACATTGCATATAGCCGAAATGACCGTGAACTGATGGGAAAGGTTGGAGAAACTTATGTGGAATACATGGAAGAAAAACTTCAGTTCTACGAAAAATCGTCAGAGACTTTATTTGGCAGAAATATCCCACAAACCCTTCTGATTCATGCCAACCTTCTGAATGCTCACTATCTGGATGACTTAGCAGAAATGTATGTGAGCTATGGATATTCCTTTATTTCTCAGGAAGAAGTTTTAGAAGACGAATCTTATCAAACACCGGTAACCCGTTACGGACCGTGGGGTATTTCCTGGATTGATCGATGGGCTATCAGTCGTGGAGTAGATCGGACATTTTTTGAGGATGATCCCCTTACTCCGGATTTTATTAAAGATCTGTCTAATAACCGCTAG
- a CDS encoding phosphonate ABC transporter ATP-binding protein: MIQTKNLKKVYTTEDVETTALSNVNLEIKEGEFVAIMGPSGCGKSTLLNIMGLLDNPSDGEYHFLNHEISTHSERERAQLRKGNIGFIFQSFNLIDELTVFENVELPLLYLGVDSAERKTKVEAALERMSMMHRRNHFPQQLSGGQQQRVAIARAVVANAKLILADEPTGNLDSDHGDEVMKLLAELNEAGTTIVMVTHSPHDADYARRVIHLFDGHVVTENMQEGFHV, encoded by the coding sequence ATGATTCAAACAAAAAACCTTAAAAAAGTATATACCACGGAAGATGTGGAAACGACTGCGTTAAGCAACGTGAACCTTGAAATTAAAGAAGGGGAATTTGTCGCTATTATGGGACCTTCCGGTTGTGGAAAATCGACGCTTCTAAACATTATGGGACTGCTCGACAATCCGTCTGATGGTGAATACCACTTTCTAAACCATGAAATATCAACCCACTCAGAACGGGAACGTGCTCAGCTTCGCAAAGGGAACATCGGCTTCATTTTTCAGAGTTTTAACCTGATTGACGAACTCACGGTATTCGAGAATGTAGAATTACCATTACTCTATCTCGGTGTTGATTCAGCAGAGCGTAAAACAAAAGTAGAAGCCGCACTCGAACGAATGAGTATGATGCACCGCCGCAATCACTTTCCTCAGCAACTATCTGGTGGACAGCAGCAGCGTGTAGCTATTGCCCGAGCCGTAGTAGCAAACGCCAAACTAATCCTTGCTGATGAGCCGACTGGTAACCTGGATTCTGATCATGGAGACGAAGTGATGAAGCTGTTAGCTGAACTCAATGAAGCCGGAACCACCATTGTAATGGTAACTCACTCTCCGCATGATGCTGATTACGCACGTCGTGTCATTCACCTATTTGATGGCCATGTGGTAACCGAGAATATGCAGGAAGGCTTTCATGTGTGA